One Falsihalocynthiibacter arcticus DNA segment encodes these proteins:
- a CDS encoding DctP family TRAP transporter solute-binding subunit, whose translation MSKMNLIFVAAISAATAFGSAAKAETLRLSHNTSDTTSWHQGSEKFSELLNEATGGDLDVRIFANAQLSGGDQMKQAEMVGRGALDFVVTSAINVTPIVPEMAVFSLPYLYSGYDAVDATTSGAPGDRMKEIMAEHGIIVLAWGENGFREVTNNVHPIKSPEDLKGLKMRVAGPMYIDVMTALGANPQQMQWAETFSALQQGVVDGQENPIGAVIVPQRVYEVQKYITPWHYSYDPIFLGVSKEKWDGWDAETQVKVQAAAIEAMDFQIKVTREGTAAGLDKLRAEGMEVYEPTADELQAFRDATKEPFDKWSAKVGPELVELFQTSINGSN comes from the coding sequence ATGTCCAAAATGAATCTCATTTTTGTGGCTGCAATTTCGGCCGCGACCGCTTTTGGGTCTGCGGCGAAGGCTGAAACGCTACGTCTGTCGCACAATACAAGCGACACGACGTCTTGGCATCAAGGGTCCGAAAAATTCTCGGAACTGTTGAACGAAGCCACGGGCGGCGATCTGGACGTGCGCATTTTTGCGAATGCGCAATTGTCCGGTGGCGACCAAATGAAACAAGCAGAAATGGTTGGCCGCGGCGCGTTGGACTTTGTTGTCACCTCCGCCATCAACGTGACGCCCATTGTTCCTGAGATGGCCGTTTTCTCGCTGCCATATCTGTATTCTGGCTATGACGCCGTCGACGCCACGACATCCGGCGCACCCGGCGACAGGATGAAAGAGATCATGGCGGAACACGGTATCATCGTGTTGGCATGGGGCGAAAATGGCTTCCGCGAAGTTACAAACAACGTGCACCCGATCAAATCGCCAGAAGACCTCAAAGGTCTAAAAATGCGCGTTGCAGGTCCGATGTATATCGACGTGATGACCGCACTTGGGGCGAACCCACAACAAATGCAATGGGCGGAAACCTTCAGTGCGCTGCAACAGGGTGTCGTTGACGGCCAAGAAAACCCAATCGGCGCGGTGATTGTGCCCCAACGTGTGTATGAAGTTCAAAAATACATCACCCCTTGGCACTATTCCTACGACCCAATTTTCCTTGGTGTAAGCAAAGAGAAATGGGACGGCTGGGACGCGGAAACACAAGTTAAGGTTCAGGCCGCTGCGATCGAAGCGATGGATTTCCAAATCAAAGTGACCCGTGAAGGGACGGCTGCTGGTCTGGATAAGCTGCGCGCAGAAGGCATGGAGGTTTACGAACCTACTGCTGATGAGTTGCAAGCGTTCCGCGACGCCACAAAAGAGCCCTTTGATAAATGGTCCGCTAAGGTTGGCCCTGAACTGGTGGAACTTTTTCAGACTTCCATTAACGGCTCAAATTAA
- a CDS encoding Na+/H+ antiporter subunit C, which translates to MEFLVSSAVAVLTSCGVYLILRQRTFPVILGLSLLSYAVNIFLFSTGRLVQNLPAILDKYGEGIYTDPLPQALVLTAIVISFGMTALVVMIALSAYLTSETDKIDMTETTDEGDSA; encoded by the coding sequence ATGGAATTTCTTGTCTCTAGCGCCGTTGCTGTCCTCACATCCTGTGGTGTCTATTTGATCCTGCGCCAACGCACATTCCCCGTTATTCTGGGGCTTTCTCTTCTGTCCTATGCGGTGAATATTTTCCTCTTTTCAACGGGACGCCTTGTGCAAAACCTTCCTGCTATTTTGGATAAATATGGCGAAGGCATCTATACTGACCCCCTCCCGCAAGCCCTCGTTTTGACGGCGATTGTTATTTCTTTCGGGATGACAGCCTTGGTCGTGATGATCGCCCTCAGCGCTTATTTGACGTCGGAAACGGACAAAATTGATATGACCGAGACCACCGACGAAGGAGACAGCGCGTGA
- a CDS encoding SDR family NAD(P)-dependent oxidoreductase — MTQKVALVTGAARGIGLATSKLLIEQGWKVAMIDRDASELAIAAEPLEQGFPFEYDVSLPDDVDKMAEAVISTFGRIDAVVNNAGVADFRPLAETTFADWRRIMETNLDGLFLVSQATIPALKKTKGALVNIASISGLRASTLRVAYGTSKAAVIHLTKQQAAELGEFGVRANCVCPGPVRTKLAMAVHTPEIIAAYHDAIPLNRYGTESELADLITYLCSERASYVTGQVIAADGGFESTGVGLPALRG; from the coding sequence ATGACACAGAAAGTAGCCCTTGTGACGGGCGCGGCGCGCGGGATCGGGCTGGCGACGAGTAAACTTTTGATCGAGCAGGGTTGGAAAGTCGCGATGATTGACCGTGACGCGAGCGAATTGGCTATCGCGGCCGAGCCGTTAGAACAGGGTTTTCCGTTTGAATACGATGTCTCTCTCCCCGACGACGTGGATAAAATGGCCGAGGCCGTAATTTCCACTTTTGGACGCATTGATGCGGTTGTGAATAACGCAGGCGTTGCCGATTTCCGCCCCCTCGCCGAGACCACATTTGCCGATTGGCGGCGCATCATGGAAACCAATCTGGATGGGTTGTTTCTGGTGTCACAAGCGACGATTCCGGCGCTGAAGAAAACCAAAGGAGCGTTGGTGAATATCGCGTCGATAAGCGGCTTGCGCGCCTCGACCCTCAGGGTGGCCTATGGCACGTCCAAAGCGGCGGTGATCCATTTGACCAAACAGCAGGCTGCGGAACTGGGCGAATTCGGCGTCCGCGCGAATTGTGTCTGCCCCGGGCCCGTGCGCACCAAATTGGCAATGGCGGTCCATACGCCCGAAATTATCGCAGCTTACCACGATGCTATTCCGCTCAATCGGTACGGTACGGAGTCTGAACTGGCCGATCTGATTACGTATTTATGCTCGGAACGGGCCAGCTATGTGACGGGGCAAGTGATTGCAGCCGATGGTGGTTTTGAAAGCACAGGCGTCGGCCTTCCCGCTCTGCGCGGATGA
- a CDS encoding TRAP transporter small permease, with protein sequence MKNLILKIADRLEEYVCSLIFLVMTFIGFANVLVRYLSNYSFAATQEILLNGFLLLTVFGAAIAARRGQHLAVTLFADMLPAALQPFVRWFSVFLGVLLLVLSAWYCGEMVMNQRASGIVSAGLQVPSWYYSLALPLGFLMIAVRLVQGAIIEQKERAYV encoded by the coding sequence ATGAAAAACCTGATACTTAAAATTGCCGACCGACTGGAAGAATATGTTTGCAGTCTGATTTTTCTGGTGATGACATTTATCGGTTTTGCCAATGTGTTGGTGCGCTATCTTTCCAACTATTCTTTTGCAGCGACGCAAGAAATCCTGTTGAACGGGTTTTTGCTGCTGACCGTTTTTGGCGCAGCAATTGCGGCGCGGCGCGGCCAACACCTCGCTGTGACACTGTTCGCGGATATGCTGCCCGCCGCCTTACAGCCTTTCGTGCGCTGGTTTTCTGTCTTTCTGGGCGTTCTGCTACTGGTGTTGTCGGCGTGGTATTGTGGCGAGATGGTGATGAACCAACGCGCCAGTGGAATCGTTTCGGCAGGGCTTCAGGTTCCGTCGTGGTATTATTCTCTGGCCCTCCCTTTGGGGTTCCTGATGATCGCCGTGCGGCTGGTGCAAGGCGCAATTATTGAGCAAAAGGAGCGGGCCTATGTTTGA
- a CDS encoding TRAP transporter large permease produces the protein MFDFDTGTRMLILFGILLVIRVPVAFSLGLSSLFAMWQMGFGLDLVGDLLASGITKFSLLAIPFFILAGILMGTAGMADRMIRFFRVLMGSLPGGMGLVGVVVSLFWGAVSGSGPASVAAIGPMVIRGMEEDGYPKAFAAAMVCTGAALSIVIPPSIGLVIYGVIAEVSIGDLFIAAILPGVVMGALMLAALPFVRVQRAANKSSKLAELAPMPYGEFAFPKRVWLSFRDAIWGLMTPVVILGGIYTGIFTPTEAAVVAVVYALFVGFFVYRSLTISTLFDALTDAAASSAVVMLVVTFASLFGWVVTVDDVVGRYSEGLLALSDSQWTIMLVMAVILLIAGMFMDAVTIMFISLPIFLPVVRALEWDPVWFGVFLMINLAIGLFTPPVGINLFVAANVAKLSLEKIAVAAVPFLITSTLGLAIIALWPELTTYLLVWMK, from the coding sequence ATGTTTGATTTCGATACTGGCACTCGGATGCTCATCCTTTTTGGGATCCTCTTGGTCATCCGCGTTCCCGTGGCGTTTTCGCTGGGTCTTTCGTCCCTGTTTGCCATGTGGCAGATGGGTTTTGGGCTGGATTTAGTCGGCGATTTACTGGCCAGTGGCATCACCAAATTCTCGCTTCTGGCCATCCCGTTCTTTATTCTCGCGGGTATCCTGATGGGGACTGCGGGCATGGCTGATCGGATGATCCGGTTTTTCCGTGTGCTGATGGGCAGCCTTCCTGGTGGCATGGGCCTTGTTGGCGTGGTTGTTAGTTTGTTTTGGGGTGCGGTTTCCGGTTCAGGCCCCGCGTCGGTGGCGGCGATTGGCCCGATGGTCATTCGTGGCATGGAAGAAGATGGCTATCCCAAGGCGTTTGCCGCGGCGATGGTCTGTACGGGCGCAGCCCTGTCCATTGTGATCCCGCCCTCTATCGGCTTGGTGATTTACGGCGTGATTGCCGAGGTTTCCATCGGCGATCTGTTTATCGCCGCGATCTTACCCGGTGTCGTTATGGGCGCCTTGATGTTGGCAGCCCTGCCTTTTGTCAGGGTACAGCGGGCCGCGAACAAATCCTCTAAACTCGCGGAATTGGCACCGATGCCCTACGGCGAGTTCGCTTTTCCCAAACGCGTCTGGCTGAGTTTTCGGGACGCAATCTGGGGGTTGATGACTCCCGTTGTTATCCTTGGCGGGATTTACACGGGTATTTTCACGCCCACAGAGGCGGCCGTTGTTGCCGTCGTTTATGCGCTGTTTGTCGGGTTCTTTGTTTATCGCAGCCTGACGATTTCCACCCTGTTTGATGCCCTGACCGATGCCGCCGCTTCCTCGGCGGTTGTGATGTTGGTTGTGACCTTCGCCAGCCTGTTTGGCTGGGTTGTCACCGTGGATGATGTGGTCGGCCGCTATTCGGAAGGCCTGCTTGCCCTGAGCGATTCTCAGTGGACGATTATGCTGGTGATGGCGGTGATCCTGCTGATTGCAGGCATGTTTATGGACGCGGTAACCATCATGTTTATCTCGCTACCAATCTTCCTGCCTGTGGTACGGGCGCTTGAATGGGATCCCGTCTGGTTCGGCGTGTTCCTCATGATTAATCTCGCTATTGGCCTGTTTACGCCGCCCGTTGGGATCAACCTGTTTGTGGCGGCGAATGTGGCCAAACTCTCGCTGGAGAAGATTGCGGTTGCGGCGGTGCCATTCCTTATCACCAGCACCCTCGGCCTTGCCATCATCGCGCTTTGGCCTGAGTTGACGACCTACCTGTTGGTGTGGATGAAGTAG
- a CDS encoding monovalent cation/H+ antiporter subunit D, producing MSNLIIAPVVLPAVLAPFILMVIRHHLDLQRIFSMAGSIALVCISLVLTHQASGGEIQVYELGDWPAPFGIVLVLDRLSALMVLLTSVLGLCVNLYVISTDWDKRGEHFHPLFQFQLMGVCGAFLTGDAFNLFVFFEVLLIASYGLMIHGGGADRLRAGMQYVVYNLLGSTLFLFALGTIYAVTGTLNMADLAVRIAELPADDTALIRVGAVLLLLVFCIKAAVLPLHFWLPGSYANAPAPVAALFAIMTKVGAYSILRMYTLVFGPELALSAGLVGQWLLPAALLTLAVGMVGILGSRDISKLAVFAAIGSMGTLLIAIALFTPLATGAAIYYIVHSTLATAMIFLVSDLIIERRGKEIKPAPRMAQNGLISALFFVAAIALAGMPPLSGFLGKLMVLQASTGTPHQTLIWSVILIFSLVAIIGFARAGSLIFWKTTDPMEDLDLEEVQVAPLQTQGTVMVFVPIFALLFGLVALTIFAEQAIEYANATAEQLFDTSAYIDAVLGETAK from the coding sequence GTGAGCAATTTGATCATAGCCCCCGTCGTTCTACCTGCGGTTCTCGCACCGTTCATTCTGATGGTGATCCGGCATCATCTCGACCTGCAACGCATTTTCTCGATGGCAGGATCGATTGCGCTGGTTTGCATTTCGCTGGTCCTCACCCACCAAGCGTCTGGCGGCGAAATTCAGGTTTATGAATTAGGCGATTGGCCCGCGCCCTTTGGCATTGTTCTCGTGCTCGACCGCTTGTCGGCCCTGATGGTTTTGCTCACATCCGTCCTTGGCCTCTGCGTGAACCTCTATGTTATCAGCACGGATTGGGATAAACGCGGCGAGCATTTTCACCCGCTTTTTCAGTTCCAACTCATGGGGGTTTGCGGCGCATTCCTTACGGGTGATGCCTTCAACCTCTTCGTGTTCTTTGAAGTGCTGCTCATTGCCTCCTACGGCCTTATGATTCATGGCGGGGGCGCTGACCGCCTTCGTGCGGGCATGCAGTACGTCGTTTACAACCTTCTCGGATCGACCCTCTTTCTGTTTGCGCTCGGGACAATTTATGCCGTCACTGGTACGCTCAATATGGCCGACCTGGCGGTGCGCATTGCCGAACTCCCCGCCGACGACACTGCCCTTATTCGTGTCGGTGCAGTCCTGTTGTTGCTTGTGTTCTGCATCAAGGCCGCCGTGCTGCCGTTGCATTTTTGGCTTCCCGGAAGCTATGCAAATGCGCCTGCGCCTGTGGCCGCCTTGTTCGCCATTATGACCAAGGTTGGCGCCTATTCAATCTTGCGCATGTACACGCTGGTGTTTGGACCAGAGCTCGCCCTTAGTGCTGGATTGGTTGGGCAATGGCTGTTGCCAGCGGCGCTGCTAACCCTCGCGGTAGGCATGGTTGGTATTCTCGGTTCGCGCGACATTTCTAAACTCGCAGTCTTTGCCGCCATCGGCTCTATGGGCACGTTGCTGATCGCGATTGCGCTCTTTACGCCACTCGCCACAGGGGCCGCAATTTACTATATTGTGCACTCTACGCTGGCGACCGCGATGATCTTCCTAGTGTCTGATCTGATCATTGAACGACGGGGAAAAGAAATCAAACCCGCCCCCCGCATGGCACAGAACGGTTTGATCTCGGCGCTCTTTTTTGTGGCAGCCATTGCTTTGGCTGGGATGCCACCGCTTTCGGGGTTCTTAGGTAAGCTGATGGTTCTTCAGGCCTCAACTGGGACACCACACCAAACCCTGATCTGGAGCGTGATCCTTATTTTCTCGCTGGTCGCCATCATCGGCTTTGCGCGTGCGGGCAGCTTGATCTTCTGGAAAACCACCGACCCTATGGAGGACCTCGATCTGGAAGAAGTGCAAGTCGCACCGCTCCAAACACAGGGCACCGTAATGGTTTTTGTGCCAATTTTTGCCCTGCTCTTTGGCCTTGTCGCGCTCACGATTTTCGCGGAACAGGCGATAGAATATGCCAATGCGACGGCGGAGCAATTGTTTGATACATCCGCCTATATTGACGCCGTACTCGGGGAGACTGCGAAATGA
- a CDS encoding K+/H+ antiporter subunit F has product MIGIAINFAFGCFGAALLLNLWRIIRAPGVGDRVLALDTMVINVIALIVLFGMKFKTEMVFESALIISMLGFVSTVAYTRFMLRGNIIE; this is encoded by the coding sequence ATGATTGGGATTGCAATCAACTTTGCTTTTGGCTGCTTTGGAGCAGCGCTTTTGTTGAACTTATGGCGGATTATACGTGCGCCGGGGGTTGGAGATCGTGTGCTTGCCCTCGATACGATGGTCATCAATGTCATCGCGCTGATTGTTCTTTTCGGGATGAAGTTCAAAACCGAGATGGTCTTTGAAAGCGCGCTCATTATTTCCATGTTGGGTTTCGTTTCGACGGTCGCCTATACGCGCTTTATGTTGCGCGGAAACATTATCGAGTAG
- a CDS encoding monovalent cation/H+ antiporter subunit A, whose protein sequence is MSLMFIALLPFLGAIFPPLLIRAGRNAAAWSAGGTTLLALIGLLWNAPKVMRGEVVTARLDWAPSIGLNANFFLDGLGLLFAGLILGIGLLIILYARFYLSRDDPMGQFYAYLLLFQGAMVGIVLSDNILLLLVFWELTSLSSFLLIGYWKHLPAGRQGARMALTVTGMGGLSMIAGLLILGNIVGSYDLSVILTQKDLIQASPLYLPALILILIGAFTKSAQFPFHFWLPHAMAAPTPVSAYLHSATMVKAGIFLMARLWPVLAGTEEWFYIVATTGLITMVLGAVIALFKDDLKSLLAFSTVSHLGLITMLLGFGTKIAAVTAVFHIINHATFKAALFMSAGIIDHETHTRDIKRLGGLRTLMPITFILVTLASLSMAGLPPLNGFLSKEMMLEEAAHTVWASYPYLLPAVVVLGALFSAAYSFRLIAHVFLGPVRNDYPAAPHDPPSGLLISPGILVFLVVAIGLFSSAIVGPIVAVSARAVIGGTELPYYSLKIWHGFTPALYMSGVASIGGLFLLWSYGFLDRIWNAMPRPEAKVIFDRLLGALERASRSFTAILHDGALSRYSAIFLIFTMSLALYAYVSGTHSVPLNAASDVEFLGAIGWICMVVSALCVVIFHRNRLLSLVIIGMTGLMVSLLFNYYSAPDLALTQISVEVVTIILLLLSLNFMPKTSPIESTSGRRARDIIISVVAGLGVGGLVYAILLSSFAQPSISEFHLENSYSGGGGTNVVNVILVDFRGFDTFGEIIVLGIAAVVIFALTESVLASNVRAKLLNRTPDKPLSKDVHPMMMVVATRVMMPIALMVGVYIFLRGHNMPGGGFIAGLVVAIAFVMQYMASGFSWAAARQKFPYHAVIGCGVLVAAVTGMGAWFNGLPFLTSAFAYVHIPGLEEFELATAMFFDLGVFLAVFGAIMLALESFARFAWQPGIESDDPMNINPDRDYIQPNGEEA, encoded by the coding sequence GTGTCATTGATGTTTATCGCCCTACTACCGTTTTTGGGCGCAATATTCCCACCCCTCCTTATTCGTGCTGGCCGAAATGCGGCGGCTTGGTCTGCAGGCGGGACAACCCTTCTGGCATTGATCGGCCTCCTGTGGAACGCCCCAAAAGTTATGCGCGGCGAAGTCGTAACCGCACGCCTTGATTGGGCCCCATCGATTGGATTGAACGCAAATTTTTTCCTCGACGGGCTGGGTCTTTTGTTTGCTGGCCTGATCCTTGGCATCGGCCTGCTCATCATTCTTTACGCAAGGTTTTATCTGTCGCGCGACGATCCGATGGGTCAGTTTTACGCGTATTTGCTGTTGTTTCAAGGCGCGATGGTTGGCATCGTTTTGTCTGACAACATACTGCTATTGCTGGTTTTTTGGGAACTCACGTCGCTGTCGTCCTTCCTTTTGATTGGCTATTGGAAACATCTACCCGCAGGGCGACAAGGCGCGCGCATGGCCTTGACTGTGACGGGGATGGGCGGGCTTTCGATGATTGCGGGACTGCTTATTCTTGGCAATATTGTTGGCAGCTATGACCTGAGCGTCATTTTGACGCAAAAAGACCTGATCCAAGCTTCGCCGCTCTATTTACCTGCGCTGATCCTTATTCTCATCGGGGCGTTCACGAAATCCGCCCAATTCCCATTCCACTTTTGGTTGCCCCATGCGATGGCCGCGCCCACACCCGTGTCTGCCTATCTGCACTCGGCAACTATGGTGAAGGCGGGTATTTTCTTGATGGCACGGCTCTGGCCGGTTTTGGCGGGCACAGAAGAATGGTTTTACATCGTCGCAACCACGGGCCTGATCACGATGGTTCTGGGCGCGGTCATAGCTTTGTTCAAAGATGACCTCAAATCGCTCCTTGCGTTTTCAACCGTGAGTCACCTTGGCCTCATCACCATGTTGCTTGGATTTGGCACCAAAATCGCCGCTGTCACGGCCGTTTTTCACATCATCAATCACGCAACTTTCAAGGCCGCCCTCTTTATGTCGGCGGGTATTATCGATCACGAAACCCATACCCGCGACATCAAACGTCTTGGCGGGTTGCGCACATTGATGCCTATCACTTTCATTCTGGTGACGCTGGCAAGCCTGTCCATGGCTGGTTTGCCGCCTCTCAATGGCTTCCTTTCTAAGGAAATGATGCTCGAAGAAGCCGCACATACAGTTTGGGCGAGCTATCCGTATTTGCTGCCTGCAGTGGTCGTTTTGGGCGCGCTGTTTTCCGCGGCATATTCCTTCCGCTTGATTGCACATGTGTTTCTTGGACCTGTCCGCAATGACTACCCCGCCGCGCCACATGATCCTCCTTCCGGTTTGTTGATTTCACCGGGTATTCTGGTTTTTCTCGTTGTTGCAATCGGGCTTTTCTCGTCGGCGATCGTGGGGCCGATTGTTGCGGTTTCGGCGCGCGCAGTAATTGGGGGCACAGAGCTGCCTTATTACTCCCTAAAAATCTGGCATGGCTTCACGCCTGCGCTTTACATGTCGGGCGTTGCTTCGATTGGCGGGTTGTTTTTACTCTGGTCTTACGGGTTTTTGGACAGAATTTGGAATGCTATGCCGCGCCCAGAAGCCAAGGTTATTTTTGATCGCCTGTTGGGTGCCCTAGAGCGCGCCAGCCGGTCATTCACAGCCATTCTGCATGATGGCGCTTTGAGTCGTTACTCCGCTATTTTCCTGATTTTCACCATGTCTCTTGCTTTGTATGCCTATGTTTCAGGCACACATTCGGTGCCGTTGAACGCCGCAAGCGATGTTGAATTTCTTGGGGCCATTGGCTGGATTTGCATGGTCGTTTCCGCGCTTTGCGTCGTTATTTTCCATCGCAACCGCCTTCTTTCTCTTGTGATTATCGGTATGACGGGGCTAATGGTTTCGCTTCTGTTTAACTATTATTCAGCTCCGGACCTCGCGCTCACGCAGATTTCTGTCGAAGTGGTCACGATCATTCTGTTGCTGCTTTCGCTCAACTTTATGCCCAAAACCTCCCCCATCGAGAGTACATCTGGGCGCCGCGCACGCGATATTATTATCTCGGTTGTAGCGGGCTTGGGCGTTGGTGGACTAGTCTACGCTATTTTGCTCAGCAGTTTTGCACAGCCTTCGATCTCGGAATTCCATCTCGAAAACTCCTATTCGGGCGGAGGCGGCACGAATGTCGTCAATGTTATTCTCGTCGATTTCCGTGGCTTTGATACCTTTGGCGAAATCATCGTTTTGGGAATCGCCGCCGTCGTTATTTTCGCCCTCACGGAATCTGTCTTGGCGTCCAATGTGCGGGCCAAACTTTTGAACCGGACACCAGACAAGCCGCTCTCAAAAGACGTCCACCCGATGATGATGGTTGTCGCAACGCGTGTGATGATGCCGATTGCTTTGATGGTTGGCGTGTACATCTTCCTGCGGGGTCACAACATGCCTGGCGGCGGGTTCATTGCGGGGCTTGTCGTCGCGATTGCCTTTGTGATGCAATATATGGCGTCAGGCTTTTCTTGGGCCGCCGCACGGCAGAAATTCCCCTATCATGCCGTCATTGGCTGTGGGGTTCTGGTCGCAGCGGTCACGGGTATGGGCGCTTGGTTTAACGGGCTGCCGTTCCTAACGAGTGCCTTCGCATATGTTCATATTCCGGGCCTTGAGGAATTCGAACTGGCCACCGCGATGTTCTTTGACTTGGGCGTTTTCCTCGCCGTTTTCGGGGCGATTATGTTGGCCTTGGAAAGTTTCGCGCGCTTCGCATGGCAACCGGGTATTGAAAGTGATGATCCTATGAATATTAACCCGGACCGTGATTATATTCAGCCAAATGGAGAGGAGGCATAA
- a CDS encoding IclR family transcriptional regulator: MTDENFPVENIGAQSVDRALALLSLIGRSAVEGVGLSTIVQDTGLSRPTARRLLLALMRARMVEQDTASRHYFLGEETYVLGVLAAQRFDLMDLTRNSLVDLAALSGDSVFLSVRRDSFSVCLHKEEGAFPIRTHALQVGYRHPLGVGAGSLAILAALPAEERAEILTRNTDVLAQNFPDCSPQALKPLINQAIERGYSLNPGLVLTSSWAVGAAFKMPGGRVAGAISIAAIDSRMGPERQAELGAALLLETAKIEARMAKTFALSKSTDLPRHRTQFSAAAKG, from the coding sequence ATGACAGACGAGAATTTCCCTGTGGAAAACATCGGCGCGCAAAGCGTTGATCGGGCTTTGGCCTTGCTGTCCTTAATCGGGCGCAGCGCGGTTGAGGGGGTTGGTCTGTCAACAATCGTGCAGGACACGGGGTTAAGTCGCCCAACTGCGCGGCGCTTACTGCTTGCCCTCATGCGGGCGCGAATGGTGGAACAAGACACGGCAAGTCGGCATTATTTTCTCGGCGAAGAAACGTATGTACTTGGCGTGTTGGCGGCACAGAGATTCGATTTGATGGACCTGACGCGCAACAGTTTGGTGGATCTGGCCGCCCTGAGCGGAGATTCCGTTTTTCTCTCTGTGCGCCGCGATTCCTTTTCTGTTTGCTTGCACAAGGAAGAAGGTGCATTTCCGATCCGCACCCATGCGCTGCAAGTGGGATATCGCCATCCGTTAGGCGTGGGGGCTGGTTCGCTGGCCATCCTCGCTGCCCTTCCCGCCGAAGAACGCGCCGAAATCCTGACCCGCAACACAGATGTACTGGCTCAGAACTTTCCTGATTGTAGCCCTCAAGCGCTGAAACCCTTGATCAATCAAGCAATCGAACGCGGCTACTCCCTCAATCCGGGATTGGTTTTGACCAGTTCATGGGCCGTGGGTGCCGCCTTCAAAATGCCCGGCGGTCGGGTTGCCGGCGCCATTAGTATTGCCGCCATCGATAGTCGCATGGGGCCTGAACGGCAGGCCGAATTGGGCGCGGCTTTGCTGCTTGAAACCGCGAAAATAGAAGCGCGCATGGCCAAGACCTTCGCGCTGTCAAAATCCACCGACCTGCCACGCCATCGCACACAATTCAGCGCGGCGGCCAAGGGTTAG
- a CDS encoding Na+/H+ antiporter subunit E — protein MKLLRKLFPHPVLTVLLTVVWLLLVNAYSINSLLFGAFLGVLIPFITSPYWPNMPRVRHPLKIIEYFFIVLWDIVVANFVVANLILFRRNADLKPAWVTVPLDLRTPEAITVLAGTITLTPGTVSSDISDEGHAILVHCLNAPDPQAVCDEIKMRYERRLKEIFE, from the coding sequence ATGAAACTCCTGCGCAAATTATTCCCACACCCTGTGCTCACCGTCCTTTTAACGGTCGTTTGGCTGCTGCTGGTGAATGCCTATTCCATCAACTCGCTGCTGTTTGGCGCGTTTCTTGGGGTGCTCATTCCCTTTATCACCAGCCCCTATTGGCCAAATATGCCGCGTGTCAGACACCCGCTTAAAATCATCGAGTACTTTTTTATTGTTCTGTGGGATATCGTCGTCGCCAATTTCGTTGTAGCGAACCTCATTCTGTTTCGCCGCAATGCGGACTTAAAACCGGCATGGGTCACCGTTCCGTTGGACCTGCGCACACCCGAGGCAATTACCGTTTTGGCGGGAACAATCACCCTTACGCCTGGCACCGTTTCAAGCGATATTTCCGACGAAGGCCATGCAATTTTGGTGCATTGCCTGAATGCCCCCGACCCACAGGCCGTCTGTGATGAAATCAAAATGCGGTACGAGCGTCGCCTAAAGGAGATTTTCGAATGA